Genomic window (Daucus carota subsp. sativus chromosome 5, DH1 v3.0, whole genome shotgun sequence):
ATCCCCCACTTGAAACTTGTTTTCCGGGTCATGGGCCTggaacttcttcttcttcctcactCTGCGCTTGTACTTGGGATGTGGGGCCAAGCGGGTGACTTCGACGGAGACGGTTTTGTCGTTTGTGGCGCAGACGACGCGGCCCTGGAGGGTTTTCATGGCGCGGATGGGGGGAGTGGAGAGGGGGCGAGGGGGGAGGAAGGAGGGGGGCTTGGAGAGGTGGGGGAGGGGGGTTGGGTGGAGGAAGGGggaggtgagggagagagatttgAATTGGGAGAGAGGGAGGTGGAGGAGAGACATTTTGCGAGAGAGACTGAGAGAGATGAGTTTGAGAGGATAAGAGATGATGAACTGATGAAGATAGGAGTCCGGATCCTCTGTCTCTTTTTTGTGTCCCCTTGTATGTCCCTTCTTCTATTGGTCAGTTCATTACTTTGCACGTGAATTATAGTTTCTCTTTCTATAGTTTTTCACAGTTAAacttattcaaatttatataatctacatttttattattaaaatataaatatgtgtataaaaaatataaattagaatttcatcCCACAAATAATAACGAGGCCCCCTGCATACACACtagttttataattaaaattagccTTCTAAATAAAACCagccaatttgatatttaataataaattaatgttttttaattatttcaatgatattaaaaatataaatgatatgtggcaaaaaaataaaaaatataaatgatataattctaatcatttatattttttaattctaattttagcTAAAAATATTAGTGTGCATGCAAGGGGTCTTGTTATTATTTGTATGATAAAAtcagtttatatattttatacacatACTTGTTATTTTTCTAGTTTAAAAAATGCAACATTtgggtatatattattatattaaaatagatctTATATTCAACAtgcttttttataaaaaaaataaataaaatatatttcaataataaaaatgtaggttatataaatttgaaaaaatttgacgGTGAAAAACTATCaagaaagaataaaaagaaattataattcaCGTGCAGAGTAAGGAACTGACCAATAGAAAAGAAGGGACATAAAGGGGACACAAAAAAAGAGACAGAGGATCCGGACTCTGAAGATAGGGGGGGAGAGTGGAgtgttttattgaatttttctCATAATCCAGATAAattgttaatataatatattatatttattttatttaaaataatgtaatataggtggcaaaaaaataatataatataaattttataattataacagttttttttataattttaaatttatgtatttattttatatttacaaaaataacataaaaataaataactcaTTCAACCATGTATATCTAGAGTCTATATCGAGTATTGAACTTGATCGTCATTGTgttgaataaatttttaaaagcgCCTCAATTATTATTCAGGATCCAGTAATATGactaaaacataaaatataagtaatatAAAATTCGGTTTTGTATTTTTTCAAAGTAGTATAATCaatgtttaataaaatatattataaaatgaaactcaagttatatatgtgtcgGACCCACTATTTATTTATGAaagtttttaatgaaataacatttaaatatttaaactaaaaagttattatttataGATAATGTAACAATATTTTTAGTTCAAATATCGTATCTATTGTATCTATGGGATACAAGAAGAGGAAAAAATCGAAGATTTTACATggcatttttgatcaaaatttgaAAGTGAAAACCTTATCCAAATTAAAaatctccaatttttttttttttttttttcattaaatgaGCATGATATGtagggttttgagagtcgactcccacAACTAGCCGCACTTCtccattcttcaccttcatcctcttcatccaccaaatccttttcgctctcccatcttctccactatttaccagttttttttgtttttcaataaaatcgagtgttgcctaaacctcgaagattccaatcgagttttattctcGGATCTGTTTCAGATTTGGGTTTGGacttgattgttttctgaataaatcagatcttttgaaatcaaaggtccGATTTTGTTTTCCCgtctcgccttttggcgtgtgttgatttagtacccaattTTTGGGTGATTCTGCGTTAAATTTGTGGTTGTTATGTCTTTCTGTGTTATCGATGAGAATGATTGGgatggagttttgggagatcAAGCTTATCAcatcattaatactttcggcatgtctatagctggctcccggcatgtagatagctggggtatgcttggaacggtgacgatcgcatgtgctcacctttcacaaattatagttgttcattattcgaggactcttgttcctcattgcttagtttttacaactgaggcgcctgaacaccgcaacagcccgggaactattgtgaaggtcaattgtgaagctaccatttttgggattgatgtaggctggattactcaagaagcctttgtattcattttcagtttcaagaatctttggattcagtgtgttaagcagtctggaaacaatgcggctatttgtttagctcgttttattgtttatcaacctgattgcattgtcatttggggatttgtcccgactagatttgttttaatttaatggaatgaatttgcattttgtcaaaaaaaaaaaaaaatctccaaTTTTTCAATCAAATCAAGCTATTAAAAAACCAAacccaaatatataaaattttatgaccCGATAAGAAAATCGACCAAGTGCATTTACACATACAACTCAAGTCCAGAAGAAATGGAAAAAAACAGCGAGATAGGAGTATGGATGACATGTCCCATGTCAACATACCTCCAAGACCAACTCGCCCAAAGATTCTCCGTCTACAAACCCTGGAATATTCCGTCACCGTCAAACCCAGATTCCCTCCGGCCTCACTCTCCGTCCATCCGAGCGTTAGTCGGTAACGGCAACTACGGAGCCAATGCTGAGCTGATCGAGTCGCTGCCAAGTCTCGAGATCATCGCGAGCCACAGCGTGGGCTTGGACCAGATTGATCTGGGAAAGTGTAAAGAGAGAGGGATTAAAGTTAGTTACACTCCGGATGAGTTGACTGATGAAGTTGCTGATTTGGCTGTGGGCCTTGCGTTGGCTACTTTGAGGAAGATTTGTTGGTGTGATGGGCTTGTTAAGAGTGGGTTTTGGAGCAGGGGTGGGCAGTTCGGGTTGGGGACTAAGGTTTGTTTTTCCGATTTTCGGTTTTCtgttgcggtttcggttttcaatttttatttgtagTACGGTGATACTAATactaaaaatcattttatagtTAGTTGACAGATTTTAGGAattctaattttattaataatgatgataGTTCATGCACAAAATTATCGCTGATCAAAATTCTCCGTATGAATAAAATGTAGTTGTTAATGTGTCCATGAAAACACACCCAATTACATATAACTAGTTTGTTATTCTTGCCCGTCACACTCATTTCTATACAATCCTACTTTATGAATATAACTGATTTCTGTACCAAATTAGCCAACAGATATATAATGAACCTCCATATCACTAGTTTGAGACTTTGGAACTAATGAAATTGCAATCTCTTTATCACTGGTTTTAGCATTTTAATCACGTagatttatttatcatgttttacCTCTTACAGTTCAGCGGCAAATCAGTTGGCATTATAGGATTGGGAAGAATTGGATTAGCAATTGCTAAGCGAGTTGAATCATTTGGTTGTACAATTAGTTACTGTTCCAGATCACAGAAGATGGATTCGGGATACAGATACTACGCACATGTTATTGATTTGGCCTCTAATTGTCAGATTCTTATTGTTGCATGCGCACTGACAAGTGAAACATATCATATCATCAATCGTCGAGTGATTGATGCCTTAGGTTCAGAAGGTGTTGTCATTAACATTGGGAGAGGAGCTCATATTGATGAGCCTGAGCTCGTTTCAGCTCTTGTTGAACATCGACTGGCTGGTGCTGGGCTCGATGTGTTTGAGCACGAGCCTGAAGTTCCAGAGCAGCTGTTTGGGCTTGATAATGTAGTCCTCTCGCCTCATAGGGGATCTGCCACAGAAGAAACACGTAAAAGCATGGCTGATCTCATCATCGCAAACTTGGAGGCTCATTTTTCGGGCAAACCACTGCCAACTCCAGTTCTCTTCTAGAGCTACACCAAGAAATAACTTCTGGACCTCTCATCGAGTTGCATCTTAAACCTGAAGTTCTGGACCAGCTGTTAATGTAAGGCTATATTTCATTTATAGTTGGATAAATAAGAGCAGGGGAATTAAATCGTTTACAGACCAAATATGTGAAGTTGTTCTTTGTACAACCACATTGTAGTATAAACTATGGTGATAACTTCGACACATAAAAGCTTATTCATCTTagttactctctccgtccctctTGTTTCTTTATACCGGGGACAGGAGAGACTTTATCTTATAGTTTAGCGGGTTTATGTGTGATGGTGCTACCCGATAAACCGTAAAAAATCTAATCGACGAAGCGACAAGAGTGGAGTTTAAATTGACGCGAAGACCTACTCGTGACTTCAGAAAATAAATTTCCCAACAAGCATTTTAggaatcatataaaatttgtttcataaatttttttaaatttttttcttctaaataaaagtataaTGTTTAATTCATCCCAATTTGATAAATACTCCATTAGTTATCCTCTTTAATTTTAATCCGATACACATTTCacgaaattaaatttaattcgaCTCGGctagaataaattatttttgtaatcATTGATATGATACTGTGAATATCCAGATTCTGAtccataatatttaatttttttacataatatctatgTGCTCccccaaaaataaaattagagttACTAAACATTTTgacctaaaaaataaaaacctaAAACACTATAGAACAAAAACCCCACACATTATTACACACAAACTGACAAACACAATACAAacagttcattccaatttcccTCAAGAATCCTCCCATCTCAAAAAATGAACCAAATTAGCGTACTAATGACCTACCCCATGTTCACAAACCTCGAAAAATTGCTCGAAAAGCACTACAACCTCTTAAGACTATGGGAACTCAAAGACCATGAACAAGAACACTTCTTGAAAGCAAATGCAGACACAATCAAAGCAGTTGTGGCTTGTGCTGAGGCAGGGATCAACAAAAAGATGATTAATTTGCTGCCAAGATTAGAGATTGTTTCCACATTTAGTGTTGGTTATGACAAGATTGATTTGATCAAGTGTAGAGAGAGGGGGGTTAAGGTTACTAATACTCCTGATGTGGTTACTGAGGATGTTGCTGATTTGGCTATTGCTCTTGCTTTGTCTACTTTGAGGAAGATTTGTGGTGCTGATGGGTTTGTCCGAAAAGGGTTGTGGAAAATGGGGGATTTTTGCATTAGTACTAAGGTTTTGATTTTGCTCGTAAATTTGCATTGTGTTGgttgttttgtgtttttgtttatttatttgagTTTGGTTTCGAGATTGAATTTTTAGAGTGAAAATGTTATACAAACTGAATTGATAAGCCGAGGTTAGAAGACTACTTATGTGGTTGAAGTTCCTTTCTTCCGTAAAATGATGACCATGTGAATATGTGATCAACATAGGACAATTTTAAGATTTATGTGAGGTCAGAGGTGATATGCATGCCTGAATTCCACATGTGTCAATCAATTAAGCTTGTGGGAAATGGGTACTCTAATTAGTTCACGGTGATTATTATCTATTACTTTGATGTGGCATTTTAAGCTTcctcttaaaatttaaaaatgtagGTGTTATCATTTGTTCAGATTGTGATATTTACAGCACTTTCCTGGGTACAAGAAATTGATTATTGTTAGTTTTCCTTTCCTTGTATTTTGGTTGTGCCGTTGACCATTGTGTTGTAAAagtgtttataaattattttcataggGCTAATTGTCCTGATTTGGTTAGAATGAGAATGCTTATTGCTTCCTTCCTTTCACTGCCCATATTGCGATTGAGACTGATAGTTTCTTGAAAGTTTCAACAAGCAGAGCATATATACCAGTTAGAAAGTTGCATCCAGTCTCCTAGTACAACTTTTAAGAggagaaatatttaaaattgtgtgcagttattaataacaaaattggTCAGTTGCACTAGGAAAATATAtgaagtttgtgatttctcTTAAATTCTTTGGACAGAGGAAATTCgataaattatctttaattttttattgtatgTTGTTATTTTCTCAGTTAAGTGGTAAATCTGTTGGGATTGTCGGACTGGGAAGAATTGGTTCAGCCATTGCAAAGAGAGCTGAAGCATTTAACTGCCCTGTTAGTTACTACTCAAGATCCAGGAAACTCAACAATGATTACAAGTACTACACCAATATCATTGATTTGGCTGCCAATTGCCAGATCCTATTTGTTGCATGTGCTCTTACTGAGGAGACTCGCTACATTATCAACCGTGAAGTTCTTGATGCATTGGGTAGAGAAGGCATTCTGATCAACATTGGCCGAGGACTACATGTTGAGGAATCTGAACTTGTTTCTGCGTTGCTTGATGGTCGTTTAGGTGGAGCTGGAATAGATGTATTTGAAAATGAGCCTGATGTACCTGATCAACTATTCGGACTCGATAATGTAGTTCTCCTGCCTCATGTTGGGACCTCGACTATGGAAACCTGCACAGAAATGGCAGACCTTGTGATCAAGAACTTGGAAGCACATTTCAAAAACGAGCCACTGCTGACTCCAGTTTTGTAACTGTAAGAGGTATAGATCACCTTAGAAATTTGTTTGTTCTGAGTTAATAAACCCAGTTCTGAGATTTTGGTGGTAATACTTATGGTAATGTTGGAGATTGACACGGAATTTATTCTCATCTTAATATATTTGTGGGTGTTACATTAATAGTAAGAAACACAATATGTTTTCCTCAAGGTTTAGAAAGTTTGGTATATTAGTTCCGTTATTTCATTGATATCAATTACTCTGTGAGACTCCCTATGCTGGACATTAAGAACAATTGCTGGCTTTTGAGTACAAGAAATTGTTTATATATGTTAGAGCGACAGTCCAAAGATGATGCTCTAGATTTCTACAGTAGTATATGGAGCCTTAGTAGACTTCTCCTAGATTTTCCTTTAACTTTACTTGTTGATTGAGACTGTGTTTAGGATCTTTTCTTTTCCAAAAACAAAAAGATGAAATTGTGGTGCTTAggactctcgcccaagcacgttTGCATTCTTATAGGTTGCGTGCATTAGTAATAGTCTGATTGCAGATTTTACACCTGTTTTAAATGCTTCCTTTAATACTATGACTGCAGATTGCGCACCTGTTTTTAATGCTTCCTTCATACTTAGATGTTGATAGATAACAGTCTTTCCCTTCCCCCTTTTTGGGATTCTGTGAATTACAGCTCCTTTGGAGCATTCAACTGGTATTTATATTAAACAAGAAGTCATGATTCATGCTTTTAATTGTCAAAGACTTGTCTGGAATTCTCAAATTAAGTCACTTTGATGAATCTCTCATCTCATTTAGCCTTAAATATCAAGAAACACGGTACAAAGAAATGCAAATGCAAAGGTTGTGCTCATATTACAAAGAGGGCACAGAAAAAGCTCCTCCATGACAATTTACAAAGAGCTCACAACGGTTTACAAGTTCCGACCCTAGAACCTTCTACCTTACTACAAGCCAGCTATCGACAGAAACAAGATAAACAAACTTCAAACTACAGTTCTTCTCTATAACCCTTTGCATTCTCGCAACTAGATGCTTCATCATCACGGAGATGATGGGGGCGTAGAAGCAGCTCCCTTGAAAATAAGGAAGTTGAGAGTCTCCACAGTAAAGTAAATGAAAGTCCCTGTAGTGTGAGTGAAGAAACAGCCAAAGTTTGATCCCACAACACATTGCCAGCCATTCCCATATTTCTTATCAAAATCCTGTCCATGTAAACTAACAACAATCAGAAATCCCCGATAAATATACTGAATTATACGATGATTATGAGTGTGATTGTCTACCTTCTTGATGTGTGCAGCAATGGATTTGCAGTCAAGAACATCATAAACATCAAGTGCTTGAGAAGCTGAGGCCATGGCTTGGATCTGCATCTTCAGTGGCATGTCTGTGTCTTCTATCAGAGCTTTCCCCTCCAGCATCTTCCTGTTAAAGTCTTTACTTGGGTGTTCTTTTTAATGGAGCTCTAGTTTTTCTTGTGAGTCTTTAGTGAATGCAGGAGAGACAGAAAGCTACAAGTAACTGTCTcacaagtatttatttttatttttcctttCTGTTAAAAAGTGTTTACTAAAGAAAGTACTGTGCAGATGGGGACTAGAGAATTCAAAGCTAAAAGAGTCATCCTCTTCCAAATGTCAAGGAACCATTTGATGTGGATTCTTATGATGGCACGTCCCCCAACCTCTGCTGTCATTTCTTCCCTCACTTCAAAGACTTattctactctctctctctctctctctctcaaatctctctctctttctctctctctctctgagcTCATGAAATGGATAACCATGCATGAGGCTGAGGATAAAGCTGGTGAGGTCCAGAATGATCCTTTAGGTGTTTATGGACTGTAGTGCCCAGTTGGGTACAAAAATACTTCAATCTCCAAATGGGCCACTCCATTTTGCTTGATACTGCTGGCTCAACAGCTCTTTGCATCACTTTTGTATTTTCTCTGGGCCTCAGAACTGTAGTCCTTTCCCATTAGACATGAGATTTCATAAAGTTTGCTTAGCTTAAATTAGGGGTGTAATTCGGGCCGAGCGAGCAGAGTTTCGAGCCGGCCGTAATTCGAGCTGaagttaatcgagccgagccgagccggcttgtttaactaatcgagcctaaatccctacccgaactcgactcgttaatttcacgagtcgagtcggctcgtttagctaaacgagccggttttagcGAGTCGGGCgagcggctcgtttaattttacacttaatcaaGCTTAAACCTCTACctgaactcggctcgtttaatttcacgagtcgagtcgagccgactcgtttaattaaatGAGCCAGAACTTTTgcccgagctcggctcgtttaactaaacgagccgagtcga
Coding sequences:
- the LOC108222034 gene encoding small ribosomal subunit protein uS17c gives rise to the protein MSLLHLPLSQFKSLSLTSPFLHPTPLPHLSKPPSFLPPRPLSTPPIRAMKTLQGRVVCATNDKTVSVEVTRLAPHPKYKRRVRKKKKFQAHDPENKFQVGDYVQLEKCRPISKTKTFLAIPVPPRNAKKEAVSNELGLPLASAQA
- the LOC108220987 gene encoding hydroxyphenylpyruvate reductase, with protein sequence MEKNSEIGVWMTCPMSTYLQDQLAQRFSVYKPWNIPSPSNPDSLRPHSPSIRALVGNGNYGANAELIESLPSLEIIASHSVGLDQIDLGKCKERGIKVSYTPDELTDEVADLAVGLALATLRKICWCDGLVKSGFWSRGGQFGLGTKFSGKSVGIIGLGRIGLAIAKRVESFGCTISYCSRSQKMDSGYRYYAHVIDLASNCQILIVACALTSETYHIINRRVIDALGSEGVVINIGRGAHIDEPELVSALVEHRLAGAGLDVFEHEPEVPEQLFGLDNVVLSPHRGSATEETRKSMADLIIANLEAHFSGKPLPTPVLF
- the LOC108221021 gene encoding glyoxylate/hydroxypyruvate/pyruvate reductase 2KGR, which produces MNQISVLMTYPMFTNLEKLLEKHYNLLRLWELKDHEQEHFLKANADTIKAVVACAEAGINKKMINLLPRLEIVSTFSVGYDKIDLIKCRERGVKVTNTPDVVTEDVADLAIALALSTLRKICGADGFVRKGLWKMGDFCISTKLSGKSVGIVGLGRIGSAIAKRAEAFNCPVSYYSRSRKLNNDYKYYTNIIDLAANCQILFVACALTEETRYIINREVLDALGREGILINIGRGLHVEESELVSALLDGRLGGAGIDVFENEPDVPDQLFGLDNVVLLPHVGTSTMETCTEMADLVIKNLEAHFKNEPLLTPVL
- the LOC108220979 gene encoding uncharacterized protein LOC108220979 produces the protein MLEGKALIEDTDMPLKMQIQAMASASQALDVYDVLDCKSIAAHIKKDFDKKYGNGWQCVVGSNFGCFFTHTTGTFIYFTVETLNFLIFKGAASTPPSSP